The following proteins come from a genomic window of Bactrocera tryoni isolate S06 chromosome 1, CSIRO_BtryS06_freeze2, whole genome shotgun sequence:
- the LOC120767053 gene encoding dedicator of cytokinesis protein 3 isoform X2 → MWISSNNKYGVAIHNWHGDVRFGLALDVGDSVEILEECKNWYRGTCARKSRAVGIFPKTYIHIKDLSKIDPVVGECTQVLREWSEIWKKLYVDRETYKFHTLRKVMLSILECRRELLGATLTQDQTLELQTLVVSRIDWGNRKLGLDQVPRIGPLAVDPHNIGIVGLYNVHVSSADNAKASSSRGTLRRKVQRKILTHHLYFCMRDFGHRIGGDDAEVYFYLYDANPMRMRALSERFLVKISKDGFSNYIEKLHSNCTVFTDLGAVDLNEDLHLVAVVMRVGKINPSETGKKVEKNNSLSCTGPTYRRPFGVGVLPLNDITQYDSSIESEEKEYNFKIYQCEEKDFHQLHELIIKKSTGKFSPITSGNQNTQGIVVSLKLLHGGLGQARQEQPLLFQGTTITRKMGFPDVIMPGDVRNDLFITLERAEFERGGKNTAKNILTTVVVLDTAGNILTECLWGASGMDSQSYYKSMILYHQNSPCWNEMLRLSVPIDKFSAAHVRFEFRHCSTRDKSDPKLFGFSFARLMDPSGATLTDGQHELYVYKCEDLAKLHAGNYLKLPSKPKDPHAKVDCSSIFHRSSKEVFVIKSLLCSTKLTQNADLLSLLQWRTNPETIQDSLTGVLRLNDEELVKFLQDVLDALFAMFSNEEGNSTEHSGLVFHVLVSIFSVLQSNKFQHFRPVMNAYIENHFAAALVYKGLITSVEHMAVFMTKAEHPDPFQKCFSSLEYIFKLLIQSRKLFARATGGQYEDSFRRDLHSLFTALNGMLAVPSYDVIIPTQEALLNSTGVVLEQLKDTLPAPELGMLARNMLDAIPRDAPVRLVQAKLNAVKDLVSGELFHEDDSRTVVLSVACKHLRMHLGRRDELRLCAEIISEILNHLYDLQRQQREKVTNTLQHDLDSLCKNILGILIKTISIMMEGANTVLPQLVACLLGLLQLLDETHYKHYWDELSPNKDPRDLKDFLSKSLLVFEELLSQDWQVFPTDWLIMKLACNDVLRKALEEFAKPLVYRFLGPQSFDSPLWWSYFSLAVTFLTQPSLQLEKYREPKRRKILNTHGDMRVLMGFQILSMWSQLGEQKLHFIPSMVGPFLEVTLVPEQALRKATLTVFYDMMQCEQSARGSFRLVESELIDKLDLLISENKGDDEYRELFSTILLEKVQSENPNWKDSGIAFIASVTRLLERLLDYRSVMQGEENRDKRMSCTVNLLNFYKNEINRKEMYLRYIYKLHDLHLQAENYTEAGYTLKLYANMLSWDRESLCFAPCDNTGQPEWQRKERLYHEILKYFDKGKCWEKGIPLCKELAVLYETRRFDYNRLSEILILEAKFFQNILTQLRPEPEYFRVGFYGLGFPLFVRNKQFVYRGLEYERIGAFTQRLQTEFPTAQILTNNSPPDNSILTAPEQYIQISNVRPVGDAQALKTAMVPVPEKIARFYEVNDVTRFIYDRPIYKGPIDKDNEFKSLWIERTKLEISNPLPGILRWFEVKHKSVHEITPVEFACETMNNVGKELWDLIVQYRSEPKRNINPFSMRLQGIIDANVMGGISKYQEAFFSEQFLKSPQGHGQQANVQKLKALILEQIQVLEQALELHGTLAPSGVQPLHNRLLERFSQLKQSLSGLGRLKRQHSDSIVNTPLPPLPTENRTMSLGNPNTNAGSSNYYGVYEHDDIYTRPGDTLRPVETANTLLITNSYQMLSNESMSTVEITRDKVPPVPNRPRSQNFMGSMDGPEVPPKRNTNQPGSPSAPPLPPRGITPDKRASNPIAINDFTSSQYPSASSMPRRPLSAHHQQQQQQQQQHEHGQKYAVVDISFDDPEADQPPHSLTSVGETQQLNVVGYGPNDFRDSGISTTSSHELNNLNNLSEESSSNSQSTVHHRDHCRMASNGSLDSAYTINATLNINQRENSANSFDIEDLPMPPPPPIPPKSLNITQNTTDSSSLDEQHSPLPKASQNQNHTTSNNHAHAHLPPHPHHLQPNCNHNHSNTNRQTNGINNTHNDGYTTPKTHDGGGVDSATAKETHNDGGTF, encoded by the exons AAAGCTCGGCTTGGATCAAGTGCCACGTATCGGTCCACTAGCTGTAGATCCGCACAACATCGGCATTGTAGGTTTGTACAATGTGCATGTATCTAGCGCAGACAATGCCAAAGCATCTTCG AGCCGAGGCACGTTGCGTCGCAAAGTTCAACGGAAAATTCTCACACACCATTTATACTTTTGTATGCGTGATTTCGGCCACCGTATCGGCGGCGATGATGCTGAGGTATATTTCTATCTATACGATGCTAATCCGATGCGCATGCGTGCGTTGTCCGAGCGATTTCTGGTTAAGATCTCCAAAGACGGTTTCTCAAATTACATAGAAAAATTGCATAGCAATTGTACGGTGTTCACGGATTTGG GTGCTGTCGATTTAAATGAAGACCTACATTTAGTGGCTGTGGTAATGCGCGTGGGCAAAATTAACCCTTCGGAAACGGGCAAAAAGGTGGAAAAGAATAATAGCCTCTCTTGCACGGGTCCAACCTATCGTCGGCCATTTGGTGTGGGTGTATTGCCGCTAAACGATATTACACAATATGACAGCTCAATTGAGTCGGAGGAGAAAGAGTATAACTTTAAG ATTTACCAATGCGAAGAAAAAGACTTCCATCAACTACACGAATTAATTATTAAGAAATCCACTGGCAAATTCTCGCCAATAACCTCAGGCAATCAAAATACACAGGGTATCGTAGTTTCGTTGAAGCTATTGCACGGCGGACTCGGACAGGCGCGCCAAGAGCAACCGTTACTCTTTCAAGGCACGACAATCACACGAAAAATGGGCTTTCCCGATGTCATCATGCCCGGCGACGTGCGCAACGATCTCTTTATTACGCTGGAACGCGCCGAGTTCGAGCGTGGCGGCAAGAATACCGCAAAAAATATACTAACTACCGTGGTTGTTCTCGACACGGCTGGTAATATTTTAACGGAATGTTTGTGGGGCGCTTCGGGCATGGATTCGCAGAGCTACTACAAATCCATGATATTGTATCATCAGAACTCTCCCTGTTGGAATGAAATGTTGCGCCTGAGTGTGCCCATAGATAAGTTCTCCGCTGCGCACGTGCGTTTCGAGTTTCGTCATTGTTCTACACGCGATAAATCGGACCCGAAACTCTTCGGTTTCAGCTTTGCGCGTCTTATGGATCCCAGTGGTGCGACACTGACCGATGGCCAACACGAGTTGTACGTCTACAAGTGTGAAGATTTGGCCAAACTGCATGCCGGTAATTATCTAAAATTGCCAAGCAAACCGAAGGATCCGCACGCCAAAGTGGATTGCAGTTCCATATTCCATCGTAGTtcaaaggaagtttttgtcatTAAATCACTTTTATGTTCGACGAAACTCACGCAGAATGCCGATCTGCTGTCGCTACTGCAGTGGCGTACAAATCCCGAGACGATACAAGACTCACTTACGGGTGTGTTGCGTTTGAACGACGAGGAGCTGGTTAAATTCCTGCAAGATGTGCTCGATGCATTATTCGCCATGTTCTCCAATGAGGAAGGTAACAGCACTGAGCATTCGGGTCTGGTCTTTCATGTGCTCGTCAGCATTTTCAGCGTCTTGCAAAGCAATAAATTCCAACATTTTCGTCCCGTTATGAATGCTTACATTGAGAATCACTTCGCAGCCGCGCTCGTCTATAAGGGTTTGATAACTTCGGTTGAGCATATGGCTGTGTTTATGACCAAGGCTGAGCATCCAGATCCATTTCAGAAATGCTTCAGTTCGCTAGAGTACATCTTTAAGTTGCTGATACAATCGCGCAAGCTGTTTGCCCGCGCTACCGGCGGCCAGTATGAGGACTCGTTCCGCAGAGATTTGCACTCGCTTTTTACGGCGCTCAACGGTATGTTGGCGGTGCCATCCTACGATGTAATCATACCCACACAAGAGGCGCTGCTGAACTCCACCGGCGTGGTGTTGGAGCAGTTGAAGGACACATTACCCGCGCCGGAGTTGGGTATGCTGGCACGCAATATGCTGGATGCCATACCCAGAGATGCGCCAGTACGTCTGGTGCAGGCCAAGCTGAATGCGGTTAAGGATCTGGTGTCTGGCGAGCTATTTCACGAAGATG ACTCACGCACTGTGGTGCTCTCTGTCGCCTGCAAACATTTGCGCATGCACCTTGGTCGCCGCGATGAGCTACGCCTGTGTGCCGAAATAATATCTGAAATTCTCAATCACCTCTACGATCTGCAGCGTCAGCAGCGCGAAAAAGTCACAAATACTTTGCAACATGATCTGGATTCGCTGTGTAAAAACATCCTCGGCATACTCATAAAAACCATAAGCATTATGATGGAAGGTGCCAACACTGTGCTGCCACAATTGGTCGCTTGTCTACTGGGTCTGTTGCAGCTCCTCGATGAGACACATTACAAACACTACTGGGACGAGTTGAGCCCAAATAAGGATCCACGTGATTTGAAAGATTTCCTCAGCAAGTCTTTATTGGTGTTTGAGGAACTGCTCTCGCAAGATTGGCAAGTGTTCCCTACCGATTGGCTGATCATGAAATTGGCTTGCAACGATGTTCTGCGTAAGGCTTTGGAGGAGTTCGCTAAACCATTGGTTTACCGTTTTCTCGGTCCACAATCCTTTGACTCACCACTTTGGTGGTCTTACTTCAGTTTGGCGGTAACATTTCTAACACAGCCCTCActgcaattggaaaaatatcGCGAACCGAAACGTCGAAAGATTTTGAATACTCATGGTGACATGCGCGTGCTAATGGGCTTCCAGATACTAAGCATGTGGTCACAGTTGGGCGAGCAGAAATTACACTTTATACCCTCGATGGTTGGGCCGTTCTTGGAGGTCACGCTCGTGCCTGAGCAGGCACTGAGAAAAGCGACCCTCACGGTGTTCTACGACATGATGCAATGCGAACAA agCGCACGTGGTTCATTCCGCTTAGTGGAGAGTGAACTTATCGATAAGTTGGATCTGCTTATCAGCGAAAATAAAGGCGATGATGAGTATCGCGAACTTTTCAGCACAAT TTTGCTTGAGAAAGTGCAATCGGAGAATCCCAATTGGAAAGACTCGGGCATTGCTTTCATAGCATCTGTGACGCGTTTATTGGAACGTCTGTTGGATTATCGCAGCGTTATGCAGGGCGAGGAGAATCGTGACAAGCGCATGTCCTGCACAGTGAACTTACtgaatttctataaaaatgaaatcaatcGCAAGGAAATGTATTTGCG atatatcTACAAACTGCACGACTTGCATTTGCAAGCCGAAAACTACACAGAGGCCGGCTACACGCTCAAACTCTATGCTAATATGCTCAGTTGGGATCGGGAATCGCTCTGCTTTGCGCCTTGTGATAACACTGGCCAGCCGGAGTGGCAGCGCAAGGAGCGGCTTTATCACGAG ATTCTGAAATATTTCGATAAGGGCAAATGTTGGGAGAAAGGTATACCGTTATGCAAAGAATTGGCTGTGCTTTACGAGACACGCCGCTTCGACTACAATAGGCTCAGTGAAATACTTATTTTGGAGGCgaaattctttcaaaatatCTTGACACAGTTGCGGCCGGAGCCGGAGTATTTCCGCGTTGGTTTCTATGGTTTGGGTTTTCCGCTATTCGTGCGG AATAAACAGTTTGTATATCGCGGCTTGGAGTACGAACGCATTGGTGCTTTCACACAACGCTTGCAAACCGAATTTCCCACAGCGCAAATTTTAACCAACAACAGTCCACCGGACAACTCGATACTCACTGCACCCGAACAGTATATACAGATTAGTAATGTGCGACCGGTTGGCGATGCGCAAGCGCTGAAGACGGCAATGGTGCCGGTGCCGGAGAAAATTGCTAGATTCTATGAA GTCAACGACGTGACGCGCTTCATCTACGATCGCCCCATCTACAAAGGTCCGATTGATAAGGATAACGAATTCAAATCACTTTGGATCGAACGAACGAAACTCGAAATATCCAATCCACTGCCGGGCATATTGCGTTGGTTCGAAGTGAAACACAAGTCAGTGCACGAAATCACACCCGTCGAATTCGCCTGCGAGACAATGAACAATGTTGGCAAAGAATTATGGGATCTGATAGTACAGTACCGCAGCGAACCAAAACGCAATATAAATCCGTTCTCAATGCGTTTGCAGGGCATTATCGATGCCAATGTAATGGGCGGCATAAGCAAATATCAAGAGGCATTCTTCTCCGAACAGTTCCTCAAATCGCCACAAGGTCACGGCCAACAAGCGAATGTGCAAAAATTGAAAGCGCTTATATTGGAGCAAATACAAGTGCTGGAGCAAGCCTTAGAGCTGCACGGCACACTGGCGCCATCGGGCGTACAACCGCTACACAATCGTTTGCTCGAACGCTTCTCACAGCTAAAGCAAAGCTTATCGGGACTCGGTCGTTTGAAGCGACAACATTCGGATAGTATAGTTAATACACCACTGCCACCACTACCAACGGAGAATCGCACTATGAGCCTGGGTAATCCCAATACAAATGCTGGATCCTCAAATTATTATGGTGTGTACGAGCATGATGATATATATACGCGACCGGGTGACACGCTGCGCCCAGTTGAAACTGCAAACACATTGCTTATAACTAATTCATACCAAATGCTGAGCAATGAGAGTATGAGCACAGTAGAGATTACGCGTGACAAAGTGCCACCGGTGCCGAATCGACCGCGTTCGCAGAATTTCATGGGCAGCATGGATGGGCCAGAGGTGCCGCCCAAACGTAATACGAATCAGCCCGGTTCTCCAAGCGCGCCACCGCTACCGCCACGTGGCATAACACCCGACAAACGCGCCTCAAATCCGATTGCAATAAATGATTTCACGAGTAGCCAATACCCGTCGGCTAGCTCCATGCCACGTCGCCCACTATCGGCacaccatcaacaacaacagcagcagcagcaacagcatgAGCACGGTCAAAAGTATGCTGTGGTGGATATTAGTTTTGACGATCCCGAAGCCGATCAACCACCACACTCGCTAACGAGCGTCGGCGAGACACAACAACTGAATGTGGTCGGTTATGGGCCAAATGATTTTCGTGATTCCGGCATCTCAACGACAAGTTCACACGAGCTGAACAACTTGAATAATCTAAGCGAAGAGTCATCGAGCAATTCCCAAAGCACCGTGCATCACCGCGATCACTGTCGCATGGCGTCGAATGGCAGTCTCGACAGCGCCTACACAATCAACGCAACACTCAATATAAATCAACGTGAAAACTCCGCGAATTCCTTTGATATCGAAGATCTGCCaatgccgccaccaccacccATACCACCCAAGTCTTTGAATATTACGCAGAACACGACAGATTCATCTTCGCTCGACGAGCAGCATTCGCCATTGCCCAAAGCAAGCCAAAATCAAAATCATACCACAAGTAACAATCATGCACACGCACATCTACCACCACATCCACATCATTTGCAGCCAAATTGCAATCATAATCATAGCAATACGAATCGCCAGACGAACGGCATCAACAACACGCACAACGACGGTTATACAACACCAAAAACCCATGACGGCGGCGGCGTTGATAGTGCCACCGCCAAGGAAACGCACAATGATGGCGGCACTTTTTGA